The Echinicola jeungdonensis genome segment CATTGATTTCAGGTCTTCCCAATGATCCCCCTACATTGATTTTACCTGAAACCGTTCCTCCAAATTCCGTTAGATAGTCGGATAAAAATGGCTCCATTACAGATAAATTGGCTTCCTCAAAATTACCCTCCAGGTTCAGTTCTTCCTTTTGGGTTCCCAGATATCCATTGATTTCAATGACTTTTTTATCTCCCCTGAAGTTGGTCAATTGAAGGTTGATTCTTTCATTTTCAAAATAGGTAGCCGCATAGATATCCCCGACCAAGAAATTGTTGATATGAAAATCCCTGATTTCCAGGGAGCCATTGCTTTCGGTTTTTTCATAAAGATTATTAAATGCCAGGGTGCCATTTGCTATTCCTTCATACTCCTTCACATCAAAAGTGTTGAGGAAATCCAAATTGACATCATTGATTTCCATGCTGAGGATGTCTTCTGGATTTGGACTTATCCGGCCATTGAGGGCCAAGAATTGATCCCGGTTGGAGAGCTTAAGGTTGTCCACATCAATCTGGCCCTTTGAAATCATAATGGAATTTTCAGGAGAAAATTTCCAGATATGATCCAGTATTTTAATGTCAGAAGGCTCAAATACAATAGAGGTATAGTCATTAAAGATCTCTATTTCACTTTCAATCCTAGCGTAGCTGTTGGTCTTTAATTGGTCAATTCCAATACTAAAATCTATCGCAGATTCATCCCATATAGCTTCCATGCTGAGGTTGTGGAAATTGATCCCAGAGGAAAGCTGTTGGCGTTTTGAATTAATATAAAAGGCAGCAAGTACTTCTTTTGAATTCCTGATTTTTGCTGTGTTGAAGTCAAGGTCATTTTCCAAAAAATAGTGCCCGTTATAAACAATGGTGTCCATCCCGGTGTAAAAATTAAAAATGGTGTTTTCCTGGGTCTGGTAAAAAGCACCTTCTACTTGGGTGTTTTTGGAAACATAAACTGAGGGAGCAAAGAGGTTGATAATCGGGTTAATGTCGTTGAGCCGCATATTGATATCTATGCTGTAATCCCCAAGAGGGGCTTCCTGAGTTTTTTCCTCCTTTAATTCAGCATTCGTGATAATGGCATAATACTCTTTCCATAATTCTTGAATATCCTTGGATATTTCTTTTGTTTTGAATTTTCCGGTGATGCTGGCAACCAAAAGGTCTGAATTGAGAGAAATCAATCTGGTATCCTTGGTAAAGATGGATTGGAAGAAAAAATTGTCTACGGTCAAACTCCTGCCCTCATAACTGACCAAAAGGTCCCTAAATCTAGCGATCCCTTCAATTTCATCGATATGGGTGCCTTTGGTGTCCAGTTCTACGCCACCACTGACAAAAGTTTCCTTCTCTGTAAGATTAAGGGGCTTTAGGAAGGCGGTATCCAATTGGGCTGTCAAACGGGCAGAGTCCTTTCCATCCCTGAGGTCAAGGATTCCGTTGAGGTTGATTTTTAAATTGGGGTCACTGACGGAAAGTTGGCCTTTAAATAGGTCTTTCCCATAAGTGGCATTCGTTTGGATTCCGGAATAATTATAATTGTTGATCCCGATTTTTTTTACATTGGCATCAAGTTCCAAAAGTGCGGACTGGGAGGAGGCCCCTGTTCCCTTGATATTGCCTTCCAGACTCACTTTTTGGAAAGTTTCAGGATCTTCCATCAAAACTCCAAGGTCAAGGTCCTTCAGCGTCAACCGGCCATTGTATTTGGGTTGATTTTTTGTGTTTTGGTAATTGAGTTTTCCAATAATATGTCCGATGCGGGTTCTGAAATCCCCATTCGCAGTGAAATGGTTGAGGTATCCGGTAAAGTCGCTGTCAAACCGGATGTCTTTAAACTTATTTATTTCTTTTTTCCCAGCTTTATCCAGATATGGAGCAAGGTCTTTGCTGGTCAGGCTTGAATTTACCAGGGAAAGTTGAAAATAGGTGCTGTCCAACTTAGGAAGTCCTTCAATATTAAATTTTCCAAAAAGGGCACTTCTTTCTCCAAACCGGACCAATAATTCTTCCGAATAAAGGTCGCTGACTTTTCCGGTAATTTCCCCACTTAGGTATATCCTGTCATCAAAATCGGGGATGTTTTTAGTGAAAAACTTCAGGTCCTTGATATCCAGGACAGATTCGTCCAGCCTGGCCAAAATGTCCACCTGATTATTGAAGTCTCTCAGGGATTGGATGTTTTCGTAGCTAAATTTTAGGTAATTTTTAATTTCTGTTTGGTTGGATTTAAAATAAAGGTCCTTGAATTCCATTGCCTTCGTGGAATATTTGAAATCAGCCCTGAGCTGTTGGAATCCTATTCCGGAATTGGATTCCAGACCTCGTAGGTACAGGATGTCAAAGCCAATGGTATCGGACTGGGTGAAAAAGTTTTCTGCTCCACCTATCAGGTTTCTAAATCTTAACCGGTTATAATCAAATCCCTCTTCTATGATCGGCCGGCTATAATTCAGTATATCCAATGAGGTTTCTTCAAAGGTGATCCGGTCAATGTTAAAGCGGGTGGATTTTTTCTTCTCTGATTTTTTTTTGATCCTTAAAATGGAATTAAGGTTAGCAATGAAAGTGGAAATATTTGGGAGTTCCCCTTCCTCATGGGTGATGATTCTCAATTTACCGGATTTTAGGCGGATTTCATCTATTCCGGGATTTTCTCTTTCCAGTAAACCTTTGATAGAAAAATCAATATAAACTTCTTCCAAATTGGCCATCAAACTGTCCTGGTGGTCGTGGACTGTCAACCCGCTCAGGCTGATGGCATCCCACCAGCGGATGTTTACCTTTTGAATTTTTGTTTCAAAATCAGTGTTTTCACTCAGTTGGTGGGTAAGAAGTTGGATGGTTTCCGTTTGGACGAAAGGAATCTGCAGTGATAGGGCCACCAAAAGAAACAGGATCAACACCCAAAGGGTTACACGGAGCATTCCCTTCAAGGCTTTCAACAAAAATTCCGTAACTTTCGATTTCTTTTCCAAACGATTATGAAGAATATTAAAATACTCGCAATAGAGTCTTCCTGTGATGAGACTTCAGCGGCGGTCATCGCTAACGGCAAAATTCTTAATAATATTGTCGCCACGCAATCCGTTCACGAAAAATATGGTGGAGTAGTTCCAGAGCTTGCCTCTAGGGCCCACCAACAGCATTTAATTCCTGTGGTCCATGAGGCTTTAAGTTCTTCAGGAGTTTGCAAGGAAGAATTATCTGCAGTAGCATTTACCAGGGGACCTGGATTAATGGGGGCCTTGATGGTCGGGGTGTCTTTTGCCAAGTCATTTGCATATGCCCTGGATATTCCCTTGATTGAAGTAAA includes the following:
- a CDS encoding translocation/assembly module TamB domain-containing protein; this encodes MEKKSKVTEFLLKALKGMLRVTLWVLILFLLVALSLQIPFVQTETIQLLTHQLSENTDFETKIQKVNIRWWDAISLSGLTVHDHQDSLMANLEEVYIDFSIKGLLERENPGIDEIRLKSGKLRIITHEEGELPNISTFIANLNSILRIKKKSEKKKSTRFNIDRITFEETSLDILNYSRPIIEEGFDYNRLRFRNLIGGAENFFTQSDTIGFDILYLRGLESNSGIGFQQLRADFKYSTKAMEFKDLYFKSNQTEIKNYLKFSYENIQSLRDFNNQVDILARLDESVLDIKDLKFFTKNIPDFDDRIYLSGEITGKVSDLYSEELLVRFGERSALFGKFNIEGLPKLDSTYFQLSLVNSSLTSKDLAPYLDKAGKKEINKFKDIRFDSDFTGYLNHFTANGDFRTRIGHIIGKLNYQNTKNQPKYNGRLTLKDLDLGVLMEDPETFQKVSLEGNIKGTGASSQSALLELDANVKKIGINNYNYSGIQTNATYGKDLFKGQLSVSDPNLKINLNGILDLRDGKDSARLTAQLDTAFLKPLNLTEKETFVSGGVELDTKGTHIDEIEGIARFRDLLVSYEGRSLTVDNFFFQSIFTKDTRLISLNSDLLVASITGKFKTKEISKDIQELWKEYYAIITNAELKEEKTQEAPLGDYSIDINMRLNDINPIINLFAPSVYVSKNTQVEGAFYQTQENTIFNFYTGMDTIVYNGHYFLENDLDFNTAKIRNSKEVLAAFYINSKRQQLSSGINFHNLSMEAIWDESAIDFSIGIDQLKTNSYARIESEIEIFNDYTSIVFEPSDIKILDHIWKFSPENSIMISKGQIDVDNLKLSNRDQFLALNGRISPNPEDILSMEINDVNLDFLNTFDVKEYEGIANGTLAFNNLYEKTESNGSLEIRDFHINNFLVGDIYAATYFENERINLQLTNFRGDKKVIEINGYLGTQKEELNLEGNFEEANLSVMEPFLSDYLTEFGGTVSGKINVGGSLGRPEINGAGNLTGGRVRINYLNTLYTVDGKINFSPNEISFRGLNVTDVQGNRAQLRGGIAHDGFKDFILDISSDLDNFQVLNTNIKDNELFYGTAYASGTLDILGAASNLDINANATTEPNTKIYIPIGSTEGQAQEEFINIINVRDTTKTISIEETVEKLAIKNVRMNFTLDVTPDAFAEIQIDPRTGENIQGRGRGILNLNIDTQGAFSMRGDYEIVDAQYNFSLYNVINKQFEILPGGRISWFGNPYEGIMNIKATYEENVSLSSLQNSSEPSPEFENTQLHRRYPVKVIMDLQGQLMSPDINFDFDFSEFPEGEAQTTISAFKNRIANDEQEKNRQVFSLIMMRRFSPEGQFNSAGIGFSNLSQLVSSQLNALISQVDQNLEIDFDLASLDETALESFQLRVAYTFLDGRLRVTRDGTFTDPQGNADLGSIAGDWQAEYLLTDDGRYRIRIYNRNNFNIFTSLNIADRVNTYGVSLSQTLLFSSFKELFQNLRKKRKEKMLINDSDDFLRYKTEEQSEERLITPSGPKSDNTEINILEMPSTPEN